The following coding sequences lie in one bacterium genomic window:
- a CDS encoding MBG domain-containing protein, with translation MRALAAATFALGFGAVSAFAAVQVPTCNGWDPTGAIPQYFAPGSPTGTTPCTDYFGVSNWANSPLPSGTITGLTLVMGGTGYATPVVVINDATNPGGTCAATATQVAGVISGFGALTGTCSGYTLPQITIADMGPGWTGGPATCGAAPLPLCGSGAVATATLGPPFVGGMPKFVSTDLLPDLKGLLAVSDTTTFPGTDYYEIALVQYTQKMHSSLPPTTLRGYVQVPSGSPNACTATPLFPPSYLGPIIAAKKDKAVRVKFTNCLPTGTGGNLFIPTDTTYMGAGAGPGGIYTENRATLHLHGGATPWISDGTPHQWTVPVGDPSPASLQTGVSTQYVPDMYFLPTGAVVPQCSATVTTNCSGGTVAQLPAGAENNPGQGSMTFYWTNQQGGRLMFYHDHAYGITRLNVYAGEAAGYLLADPVEEDMLAAAGAPGTIGALVGGTTPNDLLHLIPLVIQDKTFVPSAAQINATDPTWAGNFGATPLSTAASGNGDLWFPHVYVPNQNPADPGLGNAVGRWDYGAWFFPPQTSLTAAVPPTAVTVPCTSVAFPGQILAPTPACPSCGCPITPNPSGTPESFMDTPVVNGMAYPVLHVAPEAYRFKMLAAGNDRSWHLSLFVPDPVQGMTEVAMLPALPPTTTTPLTATTMPLCTQLNPLSVPSLTIGLATGLLDATGNPLNGTGLPANCWPNFGAPAGIPLQQTMWPADGRRGGVPDPRRAGPAWIQIGTEGGILPEPVVVPSQPVGYEANPRSITITSVGSHGLWIGPAERADVIVDFSKALPICTALGVSPCTLIVYNDAPAPAPASDSRLDYFTGDGDQTPIGGAPNTQPGYGPNTRTVMQIIVDLPTTGQAPFSLPALKTAFTPAAPAQGVFAKTQPQIIVPEAAYGPVYNAAFPNSYMTISANDLTFAPLSPLTFNQPPCVATPPATCAVLDQKAIQELFTLDYGRMNATMGTERPLTNFQTQTTIPLGYVDWPTEIIQQVQTQLWKVTHNGVDSHFIHFHLFNVQVINRVGWDGSLRQPDQTELGWKETVRMNPLEDILVALQPITPVVPFPLPDSIRPMDVTMPVGVASPNISGLDPNTGNATVTKVNQAVNFGWEYVWHCHILGHEENDMMRPMIFQVAPPPPTNFLASSPGPPVPGVALTWTDMSANESSFTVQRDTVATFNSPNLTTFTVDGVSINTQGFSTLGYGQTVTFQDGTAIPGTGYLYRVAATDSFLPSSPNPAPFQALPMSSAWVGPVSINATALVPTVTFTGAPATAVYGSTFVVTATTNSSSVPTITGTAGICSVGPVSGTAASATATVTMTAGAGVCTLTANWAPDIFFTAATATQTTNALPAALTITANSAIKAYGQTLTFLGTEFTALGLVAPDSVASVTLTSAGAAAAAAVGTYPIVPSAAVAGGATNLANYTITYVNGTLTVNPAALTITANNAVKPYASVLTFLGTEFTATGLIAPDTVTSVTLTSAGAAATAAAGAYPIVPSAAVGTGLTNYVITYVNGTLTVNPAALTITANNATKAYGQTLTFLGTEFVAVGLLNADAVTSVTLTSAGAPATAAVGSYPIVPSAAVGTGLTNYVITYVNGTLTVNAAALTITANNLGKVYGTTLTFLGTEFTTLGLLNADAVTSVTLTSTGTAAAALVGPYPIVPSAAVGTGLANYTITYVNGTLTVNPAALTITANNGSKVYGTAPIFAGTEFTTIGLANADTVTSVTLTSAGTAATAAVGSYPIVPSAAVGTGLANYTITYLNGTFTVTPAGLTVTANNLTKVYGQPLTFAGTEFTTVGLLNADTVTSVTLASTGATATAALGTYPITASAAVGTGLTNYTITYVDGTLTVNQAPSLTTITSNLPNPSIRGQVVTVGFGVAPQFTGTPTGNVTVTASTGETCTGALTAGAGGCNLTFATSGARTLTASYSGDTNFLASTSAAVTQTVSSVVLSTASLLFGNQILFSNSAGQTVSVTNVGTGPLTITAINTTAGFNQSNNCPIGGALRVGRSCSITVRFRPAVTGVITGSLSITDNDPTSPQRVSLTGTGVAPAAVLSPTALFFGPVTRNTTKTMQITLSNPGAAPLTINSIALGGTFPNQFSQGNNCGGSLAAGASCTINVRYTPTRPVGTAVSATLTVTDNAGGIANSTQTATLQGTVQ, from the coding sequence GTGAGGGCTCTGGCGGCGGCCACCTTCGCTTTGGGGTTTGGCGCAGTCTCCGCGTTCGCGGCGGTGCAGGTGCCGACCTGCAACGGCTGGGACCCGACGGGGGCCATCCCCCAGTACTTCGCCCCCGGCAGTCCGACCGGGACGACGCCCTGCACCGACTATTTCGGCGTCAGCAACTGGGCCAACAGCCCGCTGCCTTCGGGGACCATCACCGGCCTCACCCTCGTCATGGGGGGCACCGGCTACGCCACGCCGGTGGTCGTCATCAACGATGCGACCAACCCGGGGGGCACCTGCGCCGCCACGGCGACCCAGGTGGCGGGCGTGATCTCCGGCTTCGGTGCCCTGACGGGCACCTGCAGCGGGTACACGCTGCCCCAGATCACCATCGCCGACATGGGTCCCGGGTGGACCGGCGGCCCCGCGACCTGCGGCGCCGCCCCCCTGCCCCTGTGCGGTTCCGGCGCCGTGGCCACGGCCACGCTCGGCCCGCCGTTCGTCGGTGGCATGCCCAAGTTTGTGAGCACGGACCTGCTGCCGGACCTCAAGGGGTTGCTGGCGGTCTCGGACACCACCACGTTCCCGGGCACGGACTACTACGAGATCGCCCTGGTGCAGTACACGCAGAAGATGCACTCGAGCCTGCCCCCCACGACCCTGCGGGGTTACGTGCAGGTCCCGAGCGGCAGCCCCAACGCCTGCACGGCGACGCCGCTCTTCCCGCCCAGCTACCTCGGTCCGATCATCGCGGCCAAGAAGGACAAGGCCGTGCGCGTCAAGTTCACCAACTGCCTCCCCACGGGCACCGGAGGCAACCTCTTCATCCCCACGGACACGACGTACATGGGGGCGGGCGCCGGCCCGGGCGGCATCTACACCGAGAACCGCGCGACGCTGCATCTCCACGGCGGCGCCACCCCCTGGATCAGTGACGGCACGCCCCACCAGTGGACGGTCCCGGTCGGCGATCCCTCGCCTGCCAGTCTCCAGACCGGCGTGAGCACCCAGTACGTCCCCGACATGTACTTCCTCCCGACCGGCGCGGTGGTTCCCCAGTGCAGCGCGACGGTGACGACGAACTGCTCGGGCGGGACTGTGGCGCAGCTTCCGGCCGGCGCCGAGAACAATCCGGGCCAGGGGTCGATGACGTTCTACTGGACCAACCAGCAGGGCGGGCGGCTCATGTTCTACCACGACCACGCCTACGGCATCACCCGCCTCAACGTGTACGCCGGCGAGGCTGCGGGGTACCTGCTGGCCGACCCGGTGGAAGAGGACATGCTGGCCGCGGCGGGCGCGCCCGGGACGATCGGCGCCCTTGTCGGCGGGACCACTCCCAACGATCTGCTCCACCTCATCCCCCTCGTCATCCAGGACAAGACCTTCGTGCCGAGCGCGGCCCAGATCAACGCCACCGATCCGACGTGGGCCGGCAACTTCGGGGCGACGCCCCTGTCCACCGCCGCGAGCGGCAACGGCGATCTCTGGTTCCCCCACGTCTACGTGCCGAACCAGAACCCGGCGGATCCCGGCCTGGGCAACGCCGTTGGCCGCTGGGACTACGGTGCCTGGTTCTTCCCGCCGCAGACCAGCCTGACGGCTGCGGTCCCGCCAACGGCGGTCACGGTTCCCTGCACGTCCGTGGCCTTCCCGGGCCAGATCCTGGCTCCGACGCCGGCCTGCCCGTCGTGCGGCTGCCCGATCACGCCCAACCCCTCCGGTACGCCCGAGTCCTTCATGGACACGCCGGTGGTCAACGGCATGGCTTACCCGGTCCTCCACGTGGCGCCCGAAGCCTATCGGTTCAAGATGCTGGCGGCCGGCAACGACCGTTCGTGGCACCTGTCGCTCTTCGTTCCCGATCCGGTCCAGGGCATGACCGAGGTGGCGATGCTCCCGGCGCTGCCCCCGACCACGACGACGCCGCTGACGGCCACGACGATGCCGCTGTGCACGCAGCTCAACCCGCTTTCGGTCCCGAGCCTGACGATCGGCCTTGCTACCGGTCTCCTGGACGCGACCGGAAACCCGCTGAACGGCACGGGCCTCCCGGCCAACTGCTGGCCGAACTTCGGGGCTCCGGCGGGCATCCCGCTACAGCAGACGATGTGGCCGGCCGACGGCCGGCGCGGCGGCGTCCCGGATCCGCGACGCGCGGGTCCCGCCTGGATACAGATCGGCACCGAGGGCGGCATCCTGCCGGAGCCGGTGGTGGTCCCCTCGCAGCCGGTCGGTTATGAGGCGAACCCGAGGAGCATCACCATCACGAGCGTCGGCTCCCACGGGCTCTGGATCGGCCCCGCGGAACGCGCCGACGTCATCGTGGACTTCAGCAAGGCCCTCCCGATCTGCACGGCACTGGGCGTGAGCCCCTGCACGCTGATCGTGTACAACGACGCGCCCGCGCCGGCTCCGGCCAGCGACTCGCGCCTCGACTACTTCACGGGCGACGGCGACCAGACCCCGATCGGCGGCGCGCCCAACACCCAGCCGGGGTACGGTCCCAACACGCGGACCGTCATGCAGATCATCGTGGACCTGCCGACGACCGGCCAGGCCCCGTTCAGCCTGCCGGCGCTGAAGACCGCGTTCACCCCGGCGGCCCCGGCGCAGGGCGTCTTCGCGAAGACGCAGCCCCAGATCATCGTGCCCGAGGCCGCGTACGGCCCCGTGTACAACGCGGCATTCCCGAACTCCTACATGACCATCTCCGCCAACGACCTCACCTTCGCGCCGCTCTCGCCGCTGACCTTCAACCAGCCGCCCTGCGTGGCGACCCCGCCGGCGACGTGCGCCGTCCTGGACCAGAAGGCCATCCAGGAGCTCTTTACGCTGGATTACGGCCGGATGAACGCCACGATGGGCACCGAGCGGCCGCTCACCAACTTCCAGACCCAGACGACGATTCCCCTGGGATACGTCGACTGGCCCACCGAGATCATCCAGCAGGTACAGACGCAACTCTGGAAGGTCACCCACAACGGCGTCGACAGCCACTTCATCCACTTCCACCTCTTCAACGTGCAGGTGATCAACCGGGTGGGCTGGGACGGATCGCTCCGGCAGCCCGACCAGACCGAACTGGGCTGGAAGGAGACCGTCCGGATGAACCCGCTGGAGGACATCCTGGTGGCCCTCCAGCCGATCACGCCGGTCGTCCCCTTCCCGCTTCCCGACAGCATCCGTCCCATGGACGTGACCATGCCGGTCGGCGTTGCCAGCCCGAACATCTCGGGCCTGGACCCGAACACCGGCAACGCCACGGTGACCAAGGTGAACCAGGCGGTCAACTTCGGCTGGGAGTACGTCTGGCACTGCCACATCCTGGGTCACGAAGAGAACGACATGATGCGGCCGATGATCTTCCAGGTCGCGCCGCCCCCGCCGACGAACTTCCTCGCCTCTTCTCCGGGTCCGCCCGTTCCGGGAGTGGCCCTGACGTGGACGGACATGTCGGCCAACGAGTCCTCGTTCACCGTCCAGCGGGACACGGTGGCGACCTTCAACAGCCCCAACCTGACAACCTTCACGGTTGACGGCGTCTCCATCAACACGCAGGGGTTCAGCACCCTGGGCTACGGGCAGACCGTAACCTTCCAGGACGGGACGGCTATCCCCGGCACCGGGTACCTCTACCGGGTGGCGGCCACCGACAGCTTCCTTCCCAGCAGTCCGAACCCTGCGCCGTTCCAGGCTTTGCCGATGTCCTCGGCGTGGGTCGGCCCCGTCAGCATCAACGCCACGGCGCTCGTGCCGACGGTGACCTTCACGGGCGCCCCGGCAACTGCCGTGTACGGCTCCACCTTCGTCGTGACCGCCACGACGAACTCCAGCAGCGTTCCGACGATCACCGGGACGGCGGGCATCTGCTCGGTCGGACCGGTCAGCGGCACCGCGGCCAGCGCCACCGCCACGGTCACCATGACCGCCGGCGCCGGCGTCTGCACGCTCACCGCGAACTGGGCGCCGGACATCTTCTTCACCGCCGCCACGGCCACGCAGACGACCAATGCCCTGCCTGCGGCGCTGACGATCACGGCCAACAGCGCGATCAAGGCCTACGGGCAGACGCTGACGTTCCTCGGGACCGAGTTCACGGCCCTCGGGCTGGTCGCGCCTGACTCCGTGGCCAGCGTGACGCTGACGAGCGCGGGCGCCGCGGCGGCGGCCGCGGTGGGCACGTACCCCATCGTCCCGAGCGCTGCGGTGGCGGGGGGTGCCACCAACCTCGCCAACTACACCATCACCTATGTGAACGGCACGCTGACGGTGAACCCGGCGGCGCTGACGATCACGGCCAACAACGCGGTCAAGCCGTACGCCTCGGTGCTGACGTTCCTCGGCACCGAGTTCACCGCCACCGGGCTGATCGCGCCGGACACGGTGACCAGCGTGACGCTCACCAGCGCCGGCGCCGCGGCGACGGCGGCGGCGGGCGCGTACCCGATCGTGCCGAGTGCGGCGGTGGGTACCGGCCTGACCAACTACGTCATCACCTACGTGAACGGCACGCTGACGGTGAACCCGGCGGCGCTGACGATCACGGCCAACAACGCGACGAAAGCGTACGGGCAGACGTTGACGTTCCTCGGGACGGAATTCGTCGCTGTCGGACTGCTCAATGCCGACGCGGTGACCAGCGTGACGCTGACCAGCGCCGGGGCGCCGGCGACGGCCGCCGTCGGTTCGTATCCCATCGTGCCCAGCGCGGCGGTGGGTACCGGGCTGACCAACTACGTCATCACCTACGTGAACGGCACGCTGACCGTGAACGCCGCGGCGCTGACGATCACGGCAAACAACCTGGGCAAGGTGTACGGAACGACGCTGACCTTCCTCGGGACAGAGTTCACGACGCTCGGGCTGCTCAACGCCGACGCCGTGACCAGCGTGACGCTGACCAGCACCGGGACGGCAGCAGCGGCGTTGGTCGGTCCGTACCCCATCGTGCCGAGTGCGGCGGTGGGGACCGGCCTCGCCAACTACACCATCACCTACGTGAACGGCACCCTCACGGTCAACCCGGCGGCCTTGACGATCACGGCCAACAACGGGAGCAAGGTGTACGGGACGGCCCCGATCTTCGCGGGGACGGAGTTCACCACGATCGGCCTGGCCAACGCCGACACGGTGACCAGCGTGACGCTGACCAGCGCCGGGACGGCGGCAACGGCAGCCGTCGGTTCGTATCCCATCGTGCCGAGCGCGGCGGTGGGGACGGGCCTCGCCAACTACACGATCACCTACCTGAACGGCACCTTCACCGTGACCCCGGCGGGGCTGACGGTCACAGCCAACAACCTGACGAAGGTCTACGGGCAGCCGCTGACGTTCGCCGGGACGGAGTTCACGACGGTCGGGCTGCTCAACGCCGACACCGTGACCAGCGTGACGCTGGCCAGCACCGGGGCGACGGCAACTGCCGCCCTGGGCACGTACCCCATCACGGCAAGCGCGGCGGTGGGGACCGGCCTGACCAACTACACGATCACCTACGTGGACGGGACCCTGACGGTCAACCAGGCCCCCAGCCTGACGACCATCACCTCCAACCTGCCGAATCCCTCGATCCGCGGGCAGGTCGTCACGGTCGGCTTCGGCGTGGCGCCTCAGTTCACCGGAACGCCTACCGGGAACGTGACCGTCACGGCCAGCACCGGCGAGACCTGCACGGGAGCGCTCACGGCTGGTGCGGGCGGCTGCAACCTGACCTTCGCCACCAGCGGCGCGAGGACCCTGACTGCCAGCTACTCGGGTGACACCAACTTCCTCGCCTCCACCTCGGCAGCCGTCACCCAGACGGTCAGCTCCGTCGTTCTGAGCACGGCCTCGCTGCTGTTCGGCAACCAGATCCTGTTCTCCAACTCGGCTGGCCAGACGGTGTCGGTGACCAACGTGGGAACCGGCCCGCTGACGATCACGGCCATCAACACCACCGCAGGCTTCAACCAGAGCAACAACTGCCCGATCGGCGGTGCGCTGAGGGTCGGACGGAGTTGCTCGATCACCGTGAGATTCAGGCCGGCGGTGACCGGTGTCATCACGGGGAGCCTGTCCATCACGGACAACGACCCGACGAGTCCGCAGAGAGTCTCGCTGACCGGCACCGGGGTCGCACCGGCGGCCGTCCTGTCGCCGACGGCCCTCTTCTTCGGGCCGGTGACGCGGAACACGACCAAGACGATGCAGATCACCCTGTCGAACCCGGGAGCGGCGCCGCTGACCATCAACAGCATCGCCCTCGGCGGGACGTTCCCCAACCAGTTCTCGCAGGGGAACAACTGCGGGGGCAGCCTCGCCGCCGGGGCGAGCTGCACGATCAACGTGAGGTACACGCCGACCCGGCCGGTGGGCACCGCCGTGAGCGCCACGCTCACGGTCACGGACAACGCCGGCGGCATTGCCAACAGCACGCAGACGGCAACGCTGCAGGGAACGGTACAGTAG
- a CDS encoding GAF domain-containing protein, whose protein sequence is MAGRARGTNRPRPPGLPASAETSGPPAAADDATALLTAAHVAAIFLDAALRLRRFTPAVTTLLSVTDADVGRPIAEIARNFSDDLLLEDARRVLAGLAPASAEVRADDGRWYQRRILPCRAAGGRIEGLVVTFADVTELKGLVEALRASDERARDLARFPEDNPNPVLRVSADGTVLYQNRAASEWQGWEVRSGERAAEPIAGLVAQAIAEERQAQTEVALADRTFLVWAIPFAAERHANVYARDITGRKEGEEALRASEEQARAAAEALRAIQEAAPVAIWVASDPACRQITGNAYADEIIMQVARGGNISRSADAGEAAVTYAVFRDGRELRPDELPAQRAAATGRLIEPFEMEMRFPNGRILHLLAGAAPLLDAGGAVRGAVVAGLDISRRTEAEQQLQRTRDMLAEAEKIAHLGSFEYIVATRATAWSEEQYRIFGLDPAAPSPTYDEIFARHIHPDDAARLRETFTACAKAHSVFECEHRIVRPDGSARWVYDRAYPHLDGSGALVRYVGATLDITERKAAEEALRESEVRLRLAQQAAKAGTWEWDLVTNRNTWSDELWALYGLAVRSCEPSFEAWVRSIHPEDREQAARAVQEAAAAGRDLTAEWRVADPEGAERWLLSRGQPQRDAAGRVVRYLGIVLDVTALKQAERDLARDLDVMTRLQRIGTLFVVEGNLRPVLTEIVDAAIAIVGADFGTIQLLDPASGDLRIAAHRGFPQWWIDYWETVSKGQGSCGTALARGERVIVEDVEESPIFAGTPALEVQRRAGVRAVQSTPLISRSGRPLGMFSTHYRTLRRPDDRALRLLDLLARQASDIIDRARAEEDLRRQGAMLTAINRVLALGLGPQTEVQLCEACLGVIEEVTGSGISFVGEIGADGLLHDLAISNPGWAACAMRSPEGHRRVPGSFPVHGIYGRVLADGKSLIANDPASHPDRIGMPEGHPPLTSFLGVPLLREGRTVGMIAVGNRPGGYRAEDREALEAIAVAVVEALDRKRAEEGLARANDQLERRVAERTAQLARHARQLRALAGELPLSEQRERTRLARVLHDNLQQMLVAAKFRTAIVGRGGDQVLRAATKEIEALLDECLAAARSLTAELSPPVLQEAGLGAGLEWLARRMADRHGLLVDLELEQLQQPLPGDLKILLFETVRELLFNVVKHAQTRSAVVSMRRVDGSLQLTVSDQGVGFDPEVLSRAGDPGKGFGLFSVRERLELFGGRLEVQSSPAGGSRIFLLVPLPDAAPVPSAGGGAPVPAQLPVPGPSARPGTGARVRILLADDHAVVRRGLAQMLGDEADFEVVGEAVDGQEAVEMARALLPDVVVMDLSMPRLNGVEATRIICNESPDVRIIGLSMFEDADRAQAMRDAGAAHYMTKSRATEELVAAIREHAARTNPRT, encoded by the coding sequence GCCGCGCTCCGGCTGCGCCGCTTCACCCCGGCCGTCACCACGCTGCTGAGCGTGACCGATGCCGACGTCGGCCGTCCCATCGCCGAGATCGCGCGGAACTTCAGCGACGACCTGTTGCTCGAGGATGCGCGGCGCGTGCTGGCGGGCCTGGCGCCGGCGAGCGCCGAGGTGCGGGCCGACGACGGCCGCTGGTACCAGCGGCGTATCCTGCCGTGCCGCGCCGCCGGCGGGCGCATCGAGGGCCTCGTGGTCACCTTCGCCGACGTCACGGAGCTCAAGGGCCTGGTCGAGGCGCTGCGGGCCAGCGACGAGCGGGCCCGCGACCTCGCCCGCTTCCCGGAGGACAACCCGAACCCGGTTCTGCGGGTGTCCGCCGACGGCACGGTGCTCTACCAGAACCGCGCCGCCAGCGAATGGCAGGGCTGGGAAGTCAGGAGCGGCGAGCGGGCCGCTGAGCCGATCGCCGGGCTGGTGGCGCAGGCAATCGCCGAGGAGAGACAGGCGCAGACCGAAGTCGCGCTTGCGGACCGCACCTTCCTGGTCTGGGCGATCCCGTTCGCGGCCGAACGCCACGCCAACGTCTACGCCCGGGACATCACCGGCCGCAAGGAGGGCGAAGAGGCGCTGCGCGCCAGCGAGGAGCAGGCGCGGGCTGCCGCCGAGGCGCTGCGCGCCATCCAGGAGGCGGCGCCGGTGGCGATCTGGGTCGCCAGCGACCCGGCGTGCCGGCAGATCACCGGCAACGCCTACGCCGACGAGATCATCATGCAGGTCGCCCGCGGCGGCAACATCTCCCGCAGCGCTGACGCGGGTGAGGCGGCCGTCACGTACGCCGTCTTCCGGGACGGCCGCGAGCTGCGCCCGGACGAGCTGCCCGCGCAGCGCGCCGCGGCCACGGGCAGGCTCATCGAGCCCTTCGAGATGGAGATGCGCTTCCCCAACGGCCGGATCCTGCACCTGCTGGCCGGCGCGGCCCCGCTGCTCGACGCGGGCGGCGCGGTCCGCGGCGCGGTGGTGGCCGGCCTGGACATCAGCCGGCGCACGGAGGCCGAGCAGCAGCTGCAGCGCACCCGCGACATGCTGGCGGAGGCCGAGAAGATCGCGCATCTGGGGAGCTTCGAGTACATCGTCGCCACGCGGGCGACGGCCTGGTCCGAGGAGCAGTACCGCATCTTCGGCCTCGATCCGGCGGCGCCGTCGCCGACGTACGACGAGATCTTCGCCAGGCACATCCATCCGGACGATGCGGCCCGCCTGCGCGAGACGTTCACCGCGTGCGCGAAGGCGCATTCGGTCTTCGAGTGCGAGCACCGGATCGTGCGGCCCGACGGGAGCGCGCGCTGGGTCTACGACCGCGCGTACCCGCACCTCGACGGCAGCGGCGCTCTCGTGCGGTACGTCGGCGCGACGCTGGACATCACCGAGCGCAAGGCGGCCGAGGAGGCGCTGCGGGAGAGCGAGGTGCGGCTCCGCCTCGCCCAGCAGGCCGCGAAGGCCGGCACCTGGGAATGGGACCTGGTCACCAACCGCAACACCTGGTCGGACGAACTGTGGGCGCTCTACGGGCTGGCCGTTCGCTCCTGCGAGCCCTCGTTCGAGGCCTGGGTGCGCAGCATCCACCCCGAGGACCGCGAGCAGGCGGCGCGGGCCGTGCAGGAAGCCGCCGCCGCGGGGCGGGATCTCACGGCCGAGTGGCGTGTCGCCGACCCGGAGGGGGCCGAGCGCTGGCTGCTGTCGCGCGGACAGCCGCAGCGCGACGCCGCCGGCCGGGTCGTCCGCTACCTGGGCATCGTGCTCGACGTCACCGCGCTCAAGCAGGCCGAGCGGGATCTGGCGCGCGATCTCGATGTGATGACGCGGTTGCAGAGGATCGGCACGCTCTTCGTGGTGGAAGGCAACCTCAGGCCGGTGTTGACGGAGATCGTCGATGCGGCCATTGCGATCGTCGGGGCCGACTTCGGCACCATCCAGCTTCTCGACCCGGCCAGCGGCGACCTGCGGATCGCGGCCCACCGCGGTTTTCCGCAGTGGTGGATCGACTATTGGGAAACAGTGAGCAAGGGCCAGGGCAGCTGCGGCACCGCGCTGGCGCGCGGCGAGCGCGTCATCGTCGAGGACGTGGAGGAGAGCCCGATCTTCGCCGGCACGCCGGCGCTGGAGGTGCAGCGGCGGGCCGGCGTGCGCGCGGTGCAGTCGACGCCCCTGATCAGCCGCTCCGGCAGGCCGCTGGGCATGTTCTCGACGCATTACCGCACGCTGCGGCGGCCCGACGACCGCGCGCTGCGTCTGCTCGACCTGCTGGCCAGGCAGGCGTCGGACATCATCGATCGCGCGCGGGCCGAGGAGGACCTGCGCCGGCAGGGCGCCATGCTGACGGCAATCAACCGCGTGCTGGCGCTGGGCCTGGGGCCGCAGACGGAGGTGCAGCTGTGCGAGGCCTGCCTGGGCGTGATCGAGGAGGTGACCGGCAGCGGGATCAGCTTCGTCGGGGAGATCGGGGCCGACGGCCTCCTGCATGACTTGGCCATCAGCAACCCGGGGTGGGCCGCGTGCGCGATGCGGTCCCCGGAGGGCCACCGGCGTGTGCCGGGGAGCTTCCCCGTCCACGGCATCTACGGCCGCGTGCTCGCCGACGGAAAGAGCCTGATCGCCAACGACCCGGCGAGCCACCCGGACCGCATCGGCATGCCGGAGGGCCATCCGCCGCTGACGAGCTTCCTGGGGGTGCCGCTGCTGCGCGAGGGCAGGACGGTCGGCATGATCGCCGTCGGCAATCGCCCGGGCGGCTACCGCGCCGAGGACCGCGAGGCCCTCGAGGCGATAGCCGTGGCCGTCGTCGAGGCCCTCGACCGCAAGCGGGCCGAGGAGGGGCTGGCGCGGGCGAACGACCAGCTCGAGCGGCGCGTGGCCGAGCGGACGGCCCAGCTGGCGAGGCATGCGCGCCAGCTGCGGGCGCTGGCCGGGGAGCTGCCCCTCTCCGAGCAGCGCGAGCGGACCCGCCTGGCGCGGGTGCTGCACGACAATCTCCAGCAGATGCTCGTGGCGGCGAAGTTCCGGACGGCCATCGTCGGCCGGGGCGGCGACCAGGTCCTGCGGGCGGCGACGAAGGAGATCGAGGCTCTGCTCGACGAGTGCCTCGCGGCGGCGCGGTCCCTGACGGCGGAGCTCAGTCCGCCGGTCCTCCAGGAGGCGGGGCTGGGCGCGGGACTCGAGTGGCTCGCACGGCGCATGGCCGACCGGCACGGCCTCCTGGTGGACCTGGAGCTGGAGCAGCTCCAGCAGCCCCTGCCCGGAGATCTGAAGATCCTCCTGTTCGAGACGGTGCGCGAGCTGCTCTTCAACGTCGTGAAGCACGCCCAGACGCGCTCAGCGGTGGTCAGCATGCGGCGTGTCGATGGCTCGCTGCAACTGACGGTGTCCGACCAGGGGGTTGGCTTCGATCCGGAGGTGCTCTCGCGGGCGGGCGACCCGGGCAAGGGGTTCGGCCTCTTCAGCGTCCGCGAGCGGCTGGAGCTCTTCGGCGGGCGCCTGGAGGTCCAGAGCTCGCCAGCCGGGGGAAGCCGGATCTTCCTCCTCGTGCCGCTGCCCGATGCGGCGCCTGTCCCGTCCGCCGGCGGCGGCGCCCCGGTCCCGGCGCAACTTCCGGTCCCCGGGCCGTCCGCGCGGCCCGGAACCGGCGCGAGGGTCCGCATCCTGCTGGCGGACGACCACGCCGTCGTGCGCCGCGGTCTGGCGCAGATGCTCGGGGATGAGGCGGACTTCGAGGTCGTCGGTGAGGCGGTGGACGGCCAGGAGGCGGTGGAGATGGCGCGCGCGCTGCTGCCCGACGTCGTCGTGATGGACCTGAGCATGCCGCGGCTCAACGGCGTCGAAGCGACGCGCATCATCTGCAACGAATCACCGGATGTTCGCATCATCGGCCTGTCCATGTTCGAGGACGCCGATCGGGCGCAGGCCATGCGCGACGCCGGCGCGGCGCACTACATGACGAAGAGCCGGGCGACCGAGGAGCTGGTTGCCGCGATCCGGGAGCACGCCGCGCGCACGAATCCGCGCACCTGA